One stretch of Cohnella algarum DNA includes these proteins:
- a CDS encoding ABC-three component system middle component 1, with product MRLGDLIEQLHFKNAVEAQTFRFRSQLFKVFRVKRTEKSLPEIVFSEYFFVEVSETAMSMMTEDDDLSYFRDFQTKLLSNTFFSYKNDVRWNLYLILVIEEYEIIKDNSMLQKIENDADYARKFVATPADVLKWLDKEWLHTAAEDISEEVDPLQEWTDHLEPVQLTGCLTQPFATQYVNQYLAGQPFISAEVRPSARRGQNYDEYEEKIETINTICFDGFRNHCFAHVEPILPTTVNLLHGPNGSGKTSAMEAIEYALTNDIRRCSEFGDKLEETAETFKVMCTTASQQMLSFQPGKPVALYKKLAQAWYGVPTGRQSELNYYFHRFNYFDSEAAYRFALNESGRDETEKFDYSDNFSRLVFGDTVIETQKKWQRYKQEFDEQLKALTKQQNEITSTIRKLNEQISTLSRTEQEQSIDLDTLLKSIRLNELNRGREAGESTLEYLERLAFLLKSVEPRRKEIIEFPSSIVTLSLEHIQLELQQQKDKLNLLIQEKDSKLAQQEQLELELDRFRSELQKIEDQNLDFKQSLDSISRILMEWQGIRKIIETPSQVDLRRELENRAELLTKKLDALQRFEAKYSRVLSLTNTELSLLSHAELQELQKNLEGKEVMLIQLKNQLEAAEKFMDQVSTLLSRLHHLGKDFLELEQHSTVCPLCKHEHGTHNALASAIHSAMSVNEQGESNIDNLRRNVDLLKTETESLRERMAQHDKKKRNREQVTEAYNELINYLIFDISASLQSPEEQLQAIKALFSAQVEWNEQRVTVQKQLQVLDETGFRKETIIQAELFQKENEMYREFTEQQSSASFEEHVIIRQKDLQKEMAVTNNLLERLQKHIADLQQRLQQFSFKELDLAIEDQEKQIESLQRFTENMESLFTDFDLEGHDNLRVWAIQLQKALTQIDLLLEKLRSQQQEVQLQSELAEANKELDVLKNQYERCVRACTALEQLRPLKTFTEQFIGKNITKIERFFKMLHTPREFDELILEKEGLTLLRKWDGKKVKAFQMSSGQRASLALSVMFAVHLAAPSAPKFIIMDEPVANMDDLHLMNLLDLLRDLALSGRQIFFTTANPDVANLFRRKFSFFQEQFTHFEFTRHSGEPVHIRSIKYTPYMESPLSQIS from the coding sequence ATGAGACTAGGGGATTTAATTGAGCAACTTCATTTTAAGAATGCCGTAGAGGCACAGACATTTCGTTTTCGGAGTCAATTATTCAAAGTCTTTCGAGTGAAACGAACTGAGAAGTCATTGCCCGAAATCGTATTCTCGGAATATTTTTTCGTAGAAGTGTCCGAAACAGCGATGTCCATGATGACGGAAGATGACGACCTTTCATATTTTCGTGATTTTCAGACCAAACTTCTTTCCAATACTTTCTTTTCCTATAAAAACGATGTACGCTGGAACCTTTATTTAATTCTGGTTATTGAGGAATATGAAATTATTAAGGACAACAGCATGCTGCAAAAAATTGAGAATGATGCCGACTATGCACGCAAATTTGTCGCAACGCCAGCCGATGTTTTGAAATGGCTGGACAAGGAATGGCTACATACCGCTGCAGAGGACATATCGGAAGAGGTTGATCCTTTGCAGGAGTGGACAGATCATTTGGAACCCGTCCAATTAACGGGATGCTTGACCCAACCTTTTGCTACACAGTATGTAAATCAATATCTAGCCGGACAACCATTTATATCAGCGGAAGTTCGTCCCAGTGCTCGTAGAGGTCAGAATTACGACGAGTATGAAGAGAAAATTGAAACCATCAATACAATTTGCTTTGACGGATTTCGTAATCACTGTTTTGCACATGTAGAGCCGATTCTTCCCACAACCGTCAACCTGCTTCACGGTCCGAATGGTTCTGGAAAAACTTCAGCCATGGAAGCGATCGAGTATGCGTTAACCAATGACATTCGACGCTGCTCGGAGTTCGGAGACAAATTGGAAGAAACGGCAGAAACATTTAAGGTAATGTGCACGACAGCATCCCAACAGATGTTGTCGTTTCAACCTGGAAAACCTGTAGCTTTATATAAGAAGTTAGCTCAAGCGTGGTATGGAGTTCCTACTGGACGGCAATCGGAACTCAACTACTATTTCCACCGGTTCAATTACTTTGATTCAGAGGCTGCTTATCGATTTGCGTTGAACGAAAGCGGCCGTGACGAAACCGAAAAATTCGATTATTCAGATAATTTTAGCCGACTCGTATTTGGTGATACTGTCATAGAAACGCAAAAAAAATGGCAGCGTTACAAACAAGAATTCGATGAGCAGTTGAAAGCTTTGACAAAACAGCAAAATGAGATTACATCGACAATAAGAAAGTTGAATGAGCAGATTTCCACCCTAAGCAGAACGGAGCAGGAACAATCTATTGATCTCGACACCTTATTGAAATCCATTCGATTGAACGAGTTAAATAGAGGACGAGAAGCAGGTGAATCGACACTGGAATATTTGGAGCGCCTTGCCTTCCTCTTGAAGTCTGTGGAGCCACGGCGAAAAGAAATTATTGAGTTCCCTTCATCAATCGTCACATTGTCGCTGGAACATATCCAGTTAGAGTTGCAGCAACAAAAGGACAAACTCAATTTGTTGATTCAGGAGAAGGACAGCAAACTTGCTCAGCAAGAGCAGCTAGAGTTAGAACTTGATCGGTTCCGTTCGGAATTGCAAAAGATTGAAGACCAAAATCTCGACTTCAAACAAAGTCTTGACTCTATCAGTAGAATTTTAATGGAATGGCAGGGTATTCGGAAAATAATCGAAACACCTTCACAGGTAGACCTAAGACGGGAGCTAGAGAACAGAGCGGAGTTGTTGACCAAAAAGTTAGATGCCTTGCAAAGATTCGAAGCCAAGTACAGCCGTGTGTTATCTTTAACGAACACCGAGTTATCCCTTTTATCCCATGCAGAATTACAAGAGCTTCAGAAAAACTTAGAAGGAAAAGAAGTAATGTTGATCCAGTTGAAAAACCAGCTTGAAGCAGCTGAGAAATTCATGGATCAGGTCAGCACTCTGCTTTCCCGTCTTCATCATCTGGGCAAAGACTTTCTTGAATTGGAACAACATTCGACGGTCTGCCCGCTTTGCAAGCACGAACATGGTACGCATAATGCATTGGCCAGTGCGATTCATTCCGCTATGTCGGTGAATGAACAAGGGGAAAGCAACATTGATAATCTACGACGAAATGTCGACTTGTTAAAAACTGAAACGGAGTCATTGAGGGAACGAATGGCGCAGCACGACAAAAAAAAACGTAATAGGGAGCAGGTAACAGAAGCATATAATGAGTTAATCAATTATCTGATATTTGATATCAGTGCTAGTCTACAAAGCCCGGAAGAACAATTGCAAGCTATTAAAGCCCTGTTTTCGGCACAAGTAGAGTGGAATGAACAGCGGGTTACTGTACAAAAACAACTGCAGGTGCTTGATGAAACGGGGTTCAGAAAAGAGACAATCATCCAAGCAGAACTGTTTCAAAAAGAAAATGAAATGTATCGGGAGTTTACGGAACAGCAATCTTCTGCTTCATTTGAGGAACACGTGATCATAAGGCAGAAGGATTTGCAAAAAGAAATGGCAGTGACAAATAATTTGTTGGAGCGGTTGCAAAAGCACATAGCTGATCTTCAACAACGTTTGCAGCAGTTTTCTTTCAAAGAACTGGATCTGGCCATAGAAGATCAGGAAAAACAAATCGAGTCGTTGCAAAGGTTTACTGAGAATATGGAGAGCTTATTCACCGATTTTGATTTGGAAGGACACGATAATTTGCGAGTCTGGGCCATTCAATTGCAAAAAGCTTTGACGCAAATCGACCTTCTGCTTGAAAAACTTCGAAGTCAACAACAGGAAGTGCAATTACAGTCGGAGTTGGCAGAGGCAAATAAAGAACTCGACGTTCTCAAAAATCAGTATGAACGCTGCGTGAGAGCTTGTACAGCACTGGAACAACTGAGACCGCTAAAGACATTTACGGAGCAGTTCATTGGCAAAAATATTACTAAAATAGAACGTTTCTTTAAGATGCTTCATACACCTAGGGAGTTTGATGAATTGATTTTAGAGAAAGAAGGATTGACACTGCTTAGGAAATGGGATGGGAAAAAGGTTAAAGCTTTCCAAATGTCATCCGGACAACGTGCTTCTTTAGCTCTTTCCGTCATGTTTGCCGTACACCTTGCAGCTCCAAGCGCTCCTAAATTTATCATTATGGATGAACCCGTGGCAAATATGGATGATCTCCATCTTATGAACCTTTTGGACTTGCTTCGAGACCTTGCGTTGTCCGGCAGACAAATCTTCTTTACCACGGCTAATCCTGATGTGGCGAACTTGTTCCGTAGAAAATTTAGCTTCTTCCAGGAACAATTTACGCATTTTGAATTTACTCGTCATTCCGGCGAACCAGTACACATTCGATCAATTAAGTACACGCCTTATATGGAAAGTCCGTTGTCTCAAATCAGCTAA